From a region of the Oncorhynchus masou masou isolate Uvic2021 unplaced genomic scaffold, UVic_Omas_1.1 unplaced_scaffold_814, whole genome shotgun sequence genome:
- the LOC135537553 gene encoding NLR family CARD domain-containing protein 3-like, translated as MKGENLTFIELLNHFSMETNQSRISNYNNYKVLFIFDGLDECRLPLNFQKNKICWDVTESTSVDVLLTNLIKGNLLPSALLWITTRPAAANKIPSGCVDQVTEVRGFNDPQKEEYFRKRFSDEDLASRIISHIKTSRSLHIMCHIPVFCWISATVLEHMLKHKREEMPKTLTEMYTHLVVFHTKQKNEKYLGKEETGPHWIKESILSLGKLAFQQLVNGNLIFYEEDLKESGIDVNEASVYSGLCTQLFKEECVLYQDKVYCFVHLSIQEFLAAVYVFLSFINNNENVMDKLQAKSIIFSLLFNDNPEVAFYKSAVDKALQSETGNLDLFLRFLLGLSLESNQKHLQGLLTKTRTSSQSHEETVKYIKEKIGEDLSPERSINLFHCLNELNDHSLVEEIQRYLRSGSLSKPNLSPAQWSALVFVLLTSEKELDVFDLKKYSRSEEGLLRLLPVVKASRAVLLSGCGVTEEGCASLVSALESNPSHLRELDLSINDLKDSGVKLLSDGLGNPHCKLGTLRLSGCLVTEEGCASLVSALRSNPSHLREVDLSNNDLKDSGVKLLSDGLGNPHCKLETLRLSGCLVTEEGCASLVSALRSNPSHLRELDLSYNHPGDSGVRLLSAGLEDPHCRLEKLNVEHGGENRMKPGLRKYVCDLTLDPNTVDRLLSLSEENRKVTCRTEEQPYPDHPERFEDWGQVLCREGLTGRCYWEVEWSGGGAEIGVTYKAISRRGMGRDCWLGWNDKSWSLFCSDNSYRAWHNNNSTTIDVPSSSSHRVGVYLDWPAGTLSFYRASSGTLTHLITFTSTFTEPLYPGFRVYDVDSSVSLK; from the exons atgaaaggtgaaaatctcactttcatTGAACTTCTCAATCACTTCTCAATGGAAACCAATCAATCAAGAATCtctaactacaacaactacaaagttctgttcatctttgatggtctggatgagtgccgactgcccctaaacttccagaagaacaagatctgttgggacgtcacagagtcaacctcagtggatgttctgctgacaaatctgatcaagggaaatctgcttccctctgctctcctctggataactacccgacctgcagcagccaataagatcccttcagggtgtgttgaccaggtgacagaggtacgagggttcaatgacccacagaaggaggagtacttcaggaagagattcagtgatgaggacctggccagcagaatcatctcacacataaagacatcaaggagcctccacatcatgtgccacattccagtcttctgttggatttctgcaacagtccttgaacacatgctgaaacataagagagaagagatgcccaagactctgactgagatgtacacacaccttgtggtgtttcataccaaacagaagaatgaaaagtatcttgggaaagaagagacaggtccacactggattaaagagagcattctgtcactgggaaaactggcttttcaacagcttgtgaatggcaatctgattttctatgaagaagacctgaaagagtctggcattgatgtcaatgaagcctcagtgtactcaggattgtgtacacagctctttaaagaggaatgtgtgctgtaccaggacaaggtgtactgcttcgtgcatctgagcattcaggagtttctggcTGCTGTATATGTGTTCCTCTCATTCATCAACAACAATGAGAATGTAATGGACAAACTGCAAGCAAAGTCCATTATCTTTTCTCTGCTGTTCAATGACAATCCTGAAGTTGCTTTCTACAAGAGTGCTGTGGATAAAGCCTTACAAAGTGAGACGGGAAACCTGGACCTTTTCCTCCGCTTCCTTCTGGGCctctcactggagtccaatcagaagcacttacaaggtctactgacaaagacaagaaccagctcacagagccatgaagaaacagtcaagtacATCAAGGAGAAGATCGGGGAGGATCTCTCTCCAGAGAGGagcatcaatctgttccactgtctgaatgaactgaatgaccattctctagtggaggagatccaaAGATACCTGAGATCAGGAAGTCTCTCAAAACCCAACCTGTCACCTGCACAGTGGtcagctctggtctttgtgttgctgacttcagaaaaggagctggatgtgtttgacctgaagaaatactccagatcagaggaaggtcttctgaggctgctgccagtggtcaaagcctccagAGCTGTTCT gctgtcaggctgtggagtcacagaggaaggctgtgcttctctggtctcagctctggagtcaaacccttcacacctgagagagctggacctgagtatcaatgacctgaaggattcaggagtgaagctgctctctgatggactggggaatccccactgtaaactggggactctgag gctgtcaggctgtctagtcacagaggaaggctgtgcttctctggtctcagctctgaggtcaaacccctcacacctgagagaggtggatctgagtaacaatgacctgaaggattcaggagtgaagctgctctctgatggactggggaatccccactgtaaactggagactctgag gctgtcaggctgtctagtcacagaggaaggctgtgcttctctggtctcagctctgaggtcaaacccctcacacctgagagagctggacctgagctacaatcacccaggagactcaggagtcagactgctctctgctggactggaggatccacactgcagactggagaaactcaa tgtggaacatggtggagagaacagaatgaaacctggacttagaaaat atgtctgtgatctcacactggacccaaacacagtagacagactcctctctctgtctgaggagaacagaaaggtgacatgtaggacagaggagcagccgtatcctgatcacccagagagatttgaggactggggacaggtgctgtgtagagagggtctgactgggcgctgttactgggaggtagaaTGGAGTGGGGGAGGGGCTGAAataggagtgacatataaagcaATCAGCAGGAGAGGAATGGGTAGGGACTGTTGGCTTGGATGGaatgacaagtcctggagtctgttctgctctgacaaCAGTTACAGAGCCTGGCACAATAATAATTCCACTACCATAGACGTCCCCTCCTCCAGCtcccacagagtaggagtgtatctggactggccagccggcactctgtccttctatagagcctcctctggcacactgacccacctgatcacattcacctccacattcactgagcccctctatccagggtttAGGGTTTATGATGTTGACTCCTCAGTGTCGCTGAAATAA